A section of the Primulina eburnea isolate SZY01 chromosome 1, ASM2296580v1, whole genome shotgun sequence genome encodes:
- the LOC140812390 gene encoding thaumatin-like protein 1, giving the protein MGSSCTTLFAIFLLYSFQQKGVVDASTFTFLNKCSQTVWPAILGHPPMETTGFELPKGGSRAFQAPTGWSGRFWGRTGCTFDGSDRGSCATGDCGSGQMGCNGAGSTASTLAEFTLGSGSMDFYDVSLVDGYNLPVMVDASGGSGQCKSTGCVEDLNRLCPAELRTDDGGACRSACDAYGTPEYCCKGEYGSPSTCKPSAYSQVFKNACPKSYSYAYDDATSTFTCTAADYLITFCPNHPSQKSSKSSDGTTNDSGPKDGSGAGFEPEPMLSDRSWLANLAIGASARTSSFRSAFQIASVLVHLASTVVLLL; this is encoded by the exons ATGGGTTCTTCTTGTACTACTTTATTTGCCATTTTTCTGCTCTACTCTTTCCAACAAAAAG GAGTGGTTGATGCTTCAACTTTTACATTCTTAAACAAGTGTTCTCAGACGGTTTGGCCGGCGATTCTCGGCCATCCCCCCATGGAGACCACCGGATTCGAGCTACCCAAAGGCGGCTCACGGGCCTTCCAGGCTCCGACCGGTTGGTCGGGTCGGTTCTGGGGTAGAACCGGGTGCACTTTCGACGGCTCTGACCGTGGCTCCTGCGCCACAGGAGACTGCGGCTCCGGCCAGATGGGGTGCAACGGGGCTGGTTCCACAGCCTCCACGCTGGCGGAATTCACCCTTGGGTCGGGTTCCATGGACTTCTACGACGTGAGCCTCGTGGACGGCTACAATTTGCCAGTGATGGTGGACGCCAGCGGCGGCTCGGGCCAATGCAAATCCACAGGCTGCGTGGAGGACCTGAACAGGCTGTGCCCGGCGGAGCTTAGGACTGATGACGGCGGCGCGTGCCGAAGCGCTTGCGATGCTTATGGCACGCCGGAGTACTGTTGCAAGGGGGAGTACGGGTCTCCATCGACGTGCAAGCCGTCGGCGTACTCGCAGGTGTTCAAGAATGCGTGCCCGAAATCTTACAGCTACGCGTACGATGATGCCACCAGCACCTTCACTTGCACAGCCGCCGACTATTTAATTACCTTTTGTCCCAACCACCCTAG CCAAAAATCGTCGAAATCAAGTGACGGAACGACAAATGATTCCGGGCCAAAAGATGGTTCCGGTGCTGGATTTGAGCCGGAACCCATGTTGTCGGATAGGTCGTGGTTGGCAAATTTGGCGATTGGGGCCTCTGCTAGAACAAGTTCTTTTCGTTCCGCCTTTCAAATAGCATCAGTCCTCGTACATCTGGCTTCCACAGTAGTACTTCTGTTGTAA
- the LOC140810370 gene encoding protein EARLY-RESPONSIVE TO DEHYDRATION 7, chloroplastic-like, which translates to MASQEPDPNPTPLYPQLSTSNHETNPTAPPHSSLYPTIDMKDLVENLFPDSNDPGTNPYSPSAPLESIEEPLITIPGAMLHLIDRHYSVELATGDLRILRLLQGINTVAALASVSDEIQWPLTKDLAAVKIDPSHYFFSFKPPSEAEDSDSSDDEKKENRKKKKDPGNDMLNYGLTIVSKGQESLLKELDVILDTYCNFSVQKIEEKAVAAVVEVGEVMAGELKTDEKKKEAVEGQCAAYWTTLAPNVEEYSGTAARLIAAGSGQLIKGVLWCGDVTVDRLKWGNEFLKKRMASGGKSEIDPNTLKRIKRVKKVTKMTEKVASGVLTGVVKVSGFFTGSVANSKVGKKFFGLLPGEIVLASLDGFSKICDAVEVAGKNVMATSSTVTTGLVTHRYGEEAAKAASEGLDAAGHAIGTAWTVFKIRQALNPKSVLKPTSLAKSAAKSAGKKKGKSSK; encoded by the exons ATGGCGTCCCAGGAACCAGACCCTAACCCTACCCCATTGTACCCCCAATTGTCCACCTCGAATCACGAAACTAACCCAACCGCACCACCCCATTCATCCCTCTACCCCACCATCGATATGAAAGACCTGGTGGAGAACCTTTTCCCGGACTCCAACGACCCTGGAACCAACCCATATTCCCCATCCGCCCCACTCGAATCCATCGAGGAACCCCTCATCACAATCCCCGGCGCCATGCTTCACTTGATCGACAGACACTACTCCGTCGAGCTTGCCACTGGTGATCTCCGGATCCTCCGCCTCCTTCAGGGGATCAACACTGTCGCTGCTCTCGCCTCCGTCTCCGACGAAATCCAGTGGCCCTTAACCAAGGACCTCGCCGCCGTCAAGATCGACCCTTCGCATTATTTCTTCTCCTTCAAACCCCCGTCTGAAGCTGAGGATTCAGACTCTAGCGATGACGAAAAGAAGGAGAACCGCAAGAAAAAGAAAGACCCTGGAAATGATATGTTGAACTACGGGTTGACGATAGTTTCCAAAGGGCAGGAATCGTTGCTTAAGGAATTGGATGTGATTTTGGATACCTACTGTAATTTTTCCGTGCAGAAAATCGAGGAGAAGGCAGTGGCGGCTGTGGTGGAGGTCGGTGAGGTCATGGCAGGAGAATTGAAAACGGATGAGAAGAAGAAGGAAGCGGTGGAGGGGCAGTGTGCCGCTTACTGGACCACACTTGCGCCGAATGTGGAGGAGTATAGTGGGACTGCGGCTAGGCTTATCGCCGCAGGATCAGGGCAGCTGATTAAGGGAGTACTGTGGTGTGGAGATGTGACTGTGGATAGACTGAAATGGGGAAATGAGTTTCTGAAAAAAAGAATGGCTTCTGGAGGGAAATCTGAGATTGATCCCAATACTTTGAAGAGAATCAAAAG GGTTAAGAAGGTGACAAAGATGACAGAGAAAGTAGCAAGTGGAGTACTTACAGGAGTTGTGAAGGTTTCTGGATTCTTTACTGGTTCTGTTGCAAACTCTAAAGTAGGAAAGAAGTTCTTTGGGCTGTTGCCTGGAGAAATTGTTCTTGCTTCTCTGGATGGATTTA GCAAAATTTGTGATGCGGTTGAAGTAGCCGGGAAGAATGTTATGGCAACCTCCTCCACAGTCACGACTGGACTTGTCACCCATAG GTATGGTGAAGAGGCCGCAAAGGCAGCAAGTGAAGGGCTAGATGCTGCAGGACATGCCATAGGAACCGCATGGACCGTGTTCAAGATTCGGCAAGCACTGAATCCTAAAAGTGTACTAAAGCCAACTTCCTTAGCCAAGTCCGCTGCTAAATCAGCTGGTAAAAAGAAGGGCAAGAGTTCCAAATAA